In a genomic window of Brettanomyces nanus chromosome 1, complete sequence:
- a CDS encoding uncharacterized protein (BUSCO:EOG09343ZHH) has product MRLQSLLICAFLTGISLAETFSHVVKSLGSNGPVKVTDNNYQEVMANEDYSLVLFITASSPRIGCVLCTEVMPKYSQLASSYYKNLRASGVLNVKDDGLKNEDLELNKSKFVIAYADLSDAPEFFKILGINSVPKVYYYDPRKAMDAANPTDQYRFAGDDIPQRMSGWIMSHSSKSDPELFHIIETPDYQSMMANVFAFLVALFVLYKKSDRLMQVVFNKKLWRACCMILVILLCSGYMYNRIRQTEFTGHTQEGLPVYFAPSQQSQYAAETQIVSVIYAFAAVGVIVIADTVNRAVNPKHRFSIIVVCLVVVYFAYAYLMACFKAKNQGYPFSLMSVF; this is encoded by the coding sequence ATGCGGCTTCAATCATTACTTATTTGTGCCTTTCTGACGGGAATTTCTCTAGCCGAGACGTTTAGTCATGTGGTTAAGTCATTGGGCTCGAATGGACCAGTTAAGGTGACAGACAATAACTACCAGGAGGTAATGGCCAATGAAGACTACTCTcttgttctcttcatcaCAGCTTCGAGCCCTAGAATTGGATGTGTTCTTTGTACTGAGGTAATGCCAAAGTATTCTCAGTTGGCTTCTTCATACTATAAAAACTTAAGGGCTTCAGGAGTATTGAATGTCAAGGACGATGGCCTGAAAAACGAGGACTTGGAGTTGAACAAGTCCAAGTTTGTGATCGCCTATGCGGATCTCAGCGATGCACctgaatttttcaaaattttgGGTATCAACAGTGTTCCTAAGGTCTATTACTATGATCCAAGAAAGGCCATGGATGCTGCTAATCCTACTGATCAATATCGATTCGCTGGTGATGATATACCACAGAGGATGAGCGGTTGGATCATGTCGCATTCCAGTAAATCGGACCCAGAGCTATTTCATATCATTGAAACTCCTGACTATCAGTCCATGATGGCTAATGTGTTTGCTTTTCTTGTTGCTTTGTTTGTTCTCTACAAGAAGTCTGACAGACTTATGCAAGTCGTGTTCAACAAAAAGCTCTGGAGGGCCTGTTGCATGATTCTTGTTATCTTACTATGTTCTGGCTACATGTATAATCGAATTAGACAAACGGAGTTTACAGGACATACTCAAGAAGGTTTGCCTGTGTATTTTGCTCCTTCACAACAGTCTCAATATGCTGCAGAGACTCAGATTGTCTCCGTCATTTATGCTTTCGCTGCTGTCGGCGTGATTGTGATTGCAGATACCGTAAATAGAGCCGTGAATCCTAAGCATAGATTTAGTATTATAGTTGTTTGCTTGGTGGTGGTCTACTTTGCTTATGCCTACTTGATGGCTTGTTTTAAGGCCAAGAATCAAGGCTATCCATTCTCTCTTATGAGTGTCTTTTAA
- the PRE2 gene encoding Proteasome subunit beta type-5 (BUSCO:EOG09342YB1~MEROPS:MER0001516), protein MSINAIAKKYSYRSSTDKELDDATQDYQHMVPSLDSLSPSLSLPPISRPTDFLRAHTDDVSNPGCKIKIAHGTTTLAFRFQGGIIVAVDSRATAGSWVASQTVKKVIEINPMLLGTMAGGAADCQYWETWLGTQCRLHELRNKERISVAAASKILCNLVYEYKGMGLSMGTMVCGCTPKEGPTIFYVDSDGTRLKGDMFSVGSGQTFAYGVMDSNYRWDLTVDEALYLGKRAILAATHRDAYSGGSINLYHVTEKGWVYHGNYDVGPLFWEIKEKEGSFNNVKS, encoded by the coding sequence ATGTCGATAAATGCAATTGCAAAGAAATACAGCTATAGGTCGTCTACCGACAAAGAGTTGGATGATGCCACTCAGGACTATCAGCATATGGTGCCCAGCCTAGATTCTCTGTCTCCTTCGTTATCACTTCCTCCCATTTCTAGACCGACGGATTTTCTCAGGGCCCATACAGATGATGTATCCAACCCAGGATGTAAGATTAAGATTGCTCATGGTACCACGACGTTAGCATTTAGATTTCAAGGCGGTATCATCGTGGCTGTCGACTCTAGAGCCACTGCCGGTAGTTGGGTGGCTTCTCAGACGGTGAAGAAAGTCATCGAAATTAACCCTATGTTACTTGGTACCATGGCCGGTGGTGCAGCTGATTGTCAGTATTGGGAAACTTGGCTTGGTACGCAGTGCCGTCTTCACGAACTTCGAAATAAGGAGAGAATTTCTGTGGCGGCTGCTTCCAAAATTCTTTGTAACTTGGTTTACGAATACAAGGGAATGGGGTTGTCCATGGGTACAATGGTGTGTGGATGTACCCCTAAAGAGGGTCCTACCATCTTCTATGTTGATTCGGATGGTACGAGACTTAAAGGTGATATGTTTTCGGTTGGTTCTGGTCAGACGTTTGCCTATGGTGTTATGGATTCCAACTATCGCTGGGATCTCACGGTTGATGAGGCCCTCTATTTAGGAAAAAGGGCTATTTTGGCTGCCACACATAGAGATGCTTATTCTGGTGGTTCTATCAATTTGTATCATGTCACTGAGAAGGGTTGGGTATACCACGGTAATTACGACGTGGGTCCTCTATTTTGGGAGattaaggagaaagaaggttcATTTAACAACGTTAAGAGCTGA
- a CDS encoding uncharacterized protein (EggNog:ENOG41), whose amino-acid sequence MPSTPPQTPVFDKGRKPDLNATTNSLFDVSTFNSTTLDEDDTLNENKDQNPYYSPTSPVALSEFLPFSCDKKEPQEQKTPTTSFSYDRYPLKSERLRNFVLSSSVFHIRLVDRLGKGTNSYVFEAIMSSQGGSELEVAVKIPVSRSRVKSLERETEFMLLLKNFRLNSNENSDTFPFVIPYGLYYLNRESFVMMRKRDELPCLVMKKMDCTLTDYIRVCGKSALPEHIVISEELWWYLCGVLLHALRILRVLSSVHCDLKTDNVLVSLQKNSCSLQFKVSDFSSSSRVEDMDSMLETTPQFAPPELLNTGDPLARACTQTDLFSCGLILLNAATGKAPYQAYSYDQFYMISLVKENKALELLDRESINILRKNTAISQLIHMIVKDRCTLDSAVDYFHQHQNLGTLHVAL is encoded by the coding sequence ATGCCATCAACACCTCCACAGACTCCTGTTTTTGACAAGGGTAGGAAGCCTGATCTGAATGCTACTACCAACTCTCTTTTCGACGTCTCTACATTTAATTCCACCACCCtcgatgaggatgatacATTAAACGAGAATAAAGACCAAAACCCATACTATTCCCCTACTTCTCCTGTTGCACTTTCAGAGTTTCTTCCCTTTTCTTGCGACAAAAAGGAACCTCAAGAACAGAAAACACCTACTACATCCTTTTCGTACGATAGATACCCACTAAAGTCGGAAAGACTTCGAAACTTTGTACTATCTTCATCGGTGTTTCATATCCGGTTGGTGGACCGTCTTGGAAAAGGCACAAACTCGTATGTATTTGAAGCCATAATGAGTTCACAAGGTGGAAGTGAACTTGAAGTGGCTGTGAAGATTCCAGTGAGTAGAAGCCGGGTCAAATCTTTGGAGAGAGAAACGGAATTtatgcttcttttgaagaactttcgATTAAATTCTAACGAAAACTCAGATACGTTTCCCTTTGTGATTCCCTATGGCTTGTACTATCTCAATCGTGAGAGTTTTGTtatgatgagaaagagagatgagTTACCATGCCTTgttatgaagaagatggattGCACATTGACTGATTACATAAGGGTGTGCGGCAAAAGTGCGTTACCGGAGCACATTGTCATTAGCGAAGAACTTTGGTGGTATCTTTGTGGCGTTCTTTTGCATGCACTTCGTATATTAAGGGTTCTCAGCTCAGTGCATTGTGATTTAAAGACCGATAATGTGTTGGTTTCATTACAGAAGAACAGTTGTTCCCTTCAATTTAAGGTCAGTGACttttcctcatcttctagaGTGGAGGATATGGATAGCATGCTGGAAACTACTCCCCAATTTGCTCCACCGGAGCTTTTGAATACAGGTGATCCTCTTGCGAGAGCCTGTACCCAAACAGACCTTTTCAGCTGTGGTCTTATTCTTCTAAACGCTGCCACCGGAAAGGCACCCTACCAGGCATACTCCTACGACCAGTTCTATATGATCTCTCTCGTTAAAGAAAACAAGGCATTGGAACTTCTGGACCGTGAATCCATCAATATTCTCCGCAAGAATACAGCTATTTCGCAGCTGATTCACATGATCGTTAAGGATCGCTGTACTTTGGATTCCGCTGTCGACTACTTCCATCAACATCAAAATTTGGGAACTTTACACGTTGCTTTATAG
- a CDS encoding uncharacterized protein (MEROPS:MER0015691), translating to MPSDKKNYTPLPKGLEGASNGSVESHSAESLPSAPVSIEANSGQMSEDPPPYEQGGFEQFEIEDPVALEASSSRPGLLGKAEDLARNINTRIFTPINEALDPVYEAWRYISSKIDACISKVGNPLIVKRLLYVLFVAVLIYMISASSVYGRNNSYYGSFHDLNVLSQYIEDKIDPHRLEENLEYLSSMPHMAGTAGDLSLARYIEEYIKKTNIRQLDGQPFQAFTEYPSNDSFVNLVGSDGQIVYNCYLVDSVQDGTDVEERDDNKEIQEIQEETSKDSNDKPNDISHWSFNPGSRSGSATGKVVYANYGLRRDYDTLESYGIDLSSFVALVKYGGGIPDYKKIQYAKARGAVAVLFISDPVSDSPYSLYSIQREPVAYPDIASGNIIDPGPGSADKIPDYFDSDTLLATSSAYPEIPSIPISWADFIEIMDKVKETGVHISDWNVQIGDKKVDIWTGSDQFKVNMANELVQRPFKEMWNVIGRIDGSEQDALAVVIAANRDSACYGASEASGTAVLLELMSVLSEMKASMKWSPLRSIYFISFSGSKYNQAGAANLAVRRSEFFKRNVFAYIDLSDAVAGSKINFSGDPLFYNTMINLLHDTMDPIQNVSLSDMWDKKYDYSLDVTKSYMPFVSHFSIPSLDLSFEGSGERRYPKNSCLDTFQRFKKMDMDSEMNYHKTLTSLLAKVLLELSDKPIIPLDIYALVSLMNENAKDLRNYANLKLKNSNIHLDFSKFEQALVRMKEMGREQQSFFSTWMEIVDSSSGIEPNLLAVNRWDWNTRLSVLQKILSSSDGIYNRPWCRNMIFGQQLNLPEEYDDSGNLITFRYNSYPGVRDALNDGNWKDAQTELDRTTSLINELASVFQIP from the coding sequence ATGCCCTCAGATAAAAAGAATTACACACCGTTGCCGAAGGGACTTGAAGGTGCCAGTAACGGTTCTGTTGAGTCGCATTCGGCAGAATCTCTGCCCTCGGCACCAGTGAGTATTGAGGCCAATTCCGGTCAAATGTCCGAAGATCCTCCTCCATATGAACAAGGGGGCTTTGAGCAGTTTGAAATAGAGGACCCGGTTGCCTTGGAAGCCTCATCTTCTCGACCGGGACTTCTGGGGAAGGCTGAGGATTTGGCCAGAAACATCAACACGAGAATATTTACGCCCATAAACGAAGCCCTCGACCCGGTATATGAGGCATGGCGCTATATAAGCAGCAAGATAGATGCATGCATTTCCAAGGTGGGAAATCCCTTAATAGTGAAACGACTACTGTACGTTCTATTTGTCGCCGTCCTCATCTATATGATATCTGCAAGTAGTGTCTATGGCAGGAACAACAGTTATTACGGTTCTTTTCACGACTTGAAtgttctttctcaatacaTTGAAGATAAAATTGATCCTCATCGTCTTGAGGAGAATCTGGAgtatctttcttccatGCCTCATATGGCAGGAACGGCTGGTGACTTATCCCTCGCTCGTTATATCGAAGAGTATATTAAGAAGACAAATATTCGCCAGCTTGATGGACAGCCCTTCCAGGCTTTCACTGAATATCCTTCCAACGATTCCTTTGTGAATTTAGTGGGATCTGATGGTCAGATAGTGTATAACTGTTATCTTGTGGACAGTGTCCAGGATGGAACGGATGTTGAAGAGAGGGACGATAACaaagaaattcaagaaattcaagaagaaaccaGTAAGGATAGCAACGACAAACCTAATGATATATCCCACTGGTCATTCAATCCTGGCTCTCGTTCAGGTTCTGCAACAGGTAAAGTTGTGTATGCAAACTACGGTCTTCGTCGTGATTACGACACTCTTGAATCCTATGGCATTGATCtctcttcatttgttgCCTTAGTAAAATACGGTGGAGGTATCCCAGATTACAAGAAGATCCAGTATGCCAAGGCAAGGGGTGCCGTTGCCGTTCTTTTCATAAGTGATCCTGTTTCAGATTCGCCTTATTCGCTCTATTCCATTCAAAGAGAGCCTGTTGCGTATCCGGATATTGCTTCCGGCAATATCATTGATCCAGGTCCAGGATCTGCCGACAAGATCCCCGACTATTTTGATTCCGACACGCTTTTAGCTACTTCCTCTGCTTATCCAGAGATACCTTCTATTCCTATTTCATGGGCCGATTTTATAGAAATCATGGATAAAGTGAAAGAAACTGGCGTACATATTTCTGACTGGAATGTACAGATTGGCGATAAGAAAGTGGATATTTGGACTGGTAGTGATCAATTTAAGGTCAATATGGCCAATGAGCTCGTCCAGCGTCCGTTCAAAGAGATGTGGAACGTTATAGGTAGAATTGACGGCAGTGAGCAGGATGCTCTCGCTGTAGTTATTGCTGCAAATAGGGACTCTGCTTGCTATGGTGCCAGTGAGGCATCCGGAACTGCTGTCTTGCTTGAATTAATGAGTGTTTTGTCCGAGATGAAAGCGTCTATGAAATGGTCTCCTCTCAGATCGATCTATTTCATATCCTTCTCTGGATCCAAGTACAATCAAGCGGGCGCTGCCAATTTAGCTGTCCGAAGATCCGAATTCTTTAAAAGGAACGTCTTTGCTTATATCGATTTGAGTGACGCTGTGGCGGGATCCaaaatcaatttctctgGGGATCCGTTGTTCTACAATACGATGATCAATTTACTTCATGATACCATGGATCCAATTCAGAATGTCAGTCTCAGTGATATGTGGGATAAGAAATACGACTACTCGTTGGATGTCACCAAGAGTTATATGCCGTTCGTTTCACACTTTAGtattccttctttggatcttaGCTTTGAGGGATCCGGCGAAAGACGATACCCCAAAAACTCGTGTCTAGACACTTTTCAGCGGTTCAAAAAGATGGATATGGACTCTGAGATGAACTATCACAAGACTCTAACGAGCCTTCTGGCCAAGGTTCTTTTGGAATTATCTGATAAGCCTATTATTCCTCTGGATATCTATGCGTTAGTATCTTTGATGAATGAAAACGCCAAAGATCTTCGAAATTATGCGAActtgaagctgaagaacTCTAATATCCATCTTGACTTTTCTAAGTTCGAGCAGGCCCTAGTTAGAATGAAAGAAATGGGTCGTGAACAGCAATCCTTTTTTAGTACCTGGATGGAAATTGTGGATTCCTCGTCCGGTATTGAGCCTAATCTACTTGCAGTTAATAGATGGGACTGGAATACGAGGTTGAGTGTGCTTCAGAAAatattatcatcttccGACGGAATTTATAATAGGCCTTGGTGTCGAAATATGATATTTGGACAACAGCTGAATCTACCCGAGGAGTATGATGATTCGGGAAATCTTATTACCTTCCGGTACAATAGTTACCCTGGCGTCAGAGATGCTCTTAATGATGGAAATTGGAAAGATGCTCAGACAGAGTTGGACAGAACTACCAGCTTGATTAATGAGCTCGCCAGTGTATTCCAGATTCCTTGA
- a CDS encoding uncharacterized protein (EggNog:ENOG41~BUSCO:EOG09340ROJ): MPIKSLEPYLFELKTVSNCPLDVLRNAVVGIDVEHYLSRLFTPRKEPNLEAIGGLPMTLKMLMDSDFKFFKDLNVKPIFVFSGLRTAIQYSYLEQAEILSRERTFRHVWDDKVNKEYFNESFRDPDSPLTMRPVMDQFMELLDSKNVEYIVSPFSAWAQLQYMLNEHLINCIFGSTDGLLVEGVDRIILSIEFESKQFKYLDKSNIFSKLNLSPKQFKDISMCIGNGFQPFTLNIFPHIPSQSTFTALHHFVLNGGSIYNTLLGLTDDGRSFEIYMKGCSALRFMPVLKLNGRVEPRQINSDASCLSVPSSGIPNSSGTDSSSIKGTSSEKVPEDMHEFIGQRLPDELFFYQSIGLTTFDLCETLVHSNAVERLPPDMALTSLYRRLVTSDNSLDIRGKTINLLANSLNRYYQFKKLKLTTYFNGSEEYELVQRMSPPIFLSLQPLLIRHATARSFDLVTLLSSLSDDFLAECTIPRKASNSDDTKISTNYELISTSLMRTLLLYGFIKEGEFKFNAWGDALRCIARSSYNSQYLLLVLWFFKQFPDLKLSDLLEPYDLHSINKKHKEQAILISKFVGLFSMNNLSSVNYAYKVSRPLLQFRSVFDKLNSNIGGAVRSNLIALLLLNQDDLDKYERDNSEWRKLILELPFRSTLPSVLLGIISQQFFEMYLDNFDLSKSFASINESFQFVHASSSAELIRGFKCFQEVAGLVKLLGEKGLIVDKEVLELFAQSNEFVDQMLSKSA; this comes from the coding sequence ATGCCGATCAAGTCACTCGAACCTTATTTGTTCGAGCTGAAGACAGTCAGCAACTGTCCGTTGGATGTGCTAAGAAATGCCGTCGTCGGCATTGACGTGGAGCATTATCTTTCGAGGCTCTTCACTCCAAGAAAGGAACCAAACTTGGAGGCCATAGGTGGATTGCCgatgactttgaaaatgctGATGGACTCTGACTTTAAGtttttcaaagatctcAATGTTAAGCCTATCTTTGTATTTTCTGGCCTTCGTACTGCAATTCAATATAGCTATCTAGAGCAGGCCGAGATCTTGTCACGCGAGAGAACTTTCCGTCATGTTTGGGATGATAAAGTAAATAAAGAGTACTTCAACGAAAGTTTCCGTGATCCAGACTCTCCATTGACTATGAGGCCGGTGATGGATCAATTCATGGAGTTGCTAGACTCTAAGAACGTTGAGTACATCGTCAGTCCCTTTTCTGCCTGGGCTCAATTGCAGTATATGTTAAATGAGCATCTCATCAACTGCATCTTTGGTTCCACAGATGGACTCTTGGTTGAAGGTGTTGATCGTATTATCTTGAGTATTGAATTCGAGAGCAAGCAGTTTAAATATCTGGATAAGTCTAatatcttttccaaattgaACTTGTCTCCAAAACAATTTAAGGATATTTCTATGTGTATTGGTAATGGGTTCCAACCGTTCACTTTGAACATATTTCCTCACATTCCATCGCAGAGTACCTTCACTGCTTTGCACCATTTTGTGCTTAACGGTGGCTCTATCTACAACACTCTTCTCGGCTTGACTGATGATGGAAGATCTTTTGAAATATATATGAAAGGTTGCTCTGCTTTACGCTTTATGCCCGTCCTGAAACTCAACGGAAGGGTTGAGCCTAGACAGATCAATAGCGATGCTTCCTGCTTGTCGGTGCCTTCCTCTGGTATCCCCAACTCTTCTGGCACTGATAGCAGCAGCATAAAGGGAACCTCCTCAGAGAAAGTTCCCGAGGATATGCACGAATTTATTGGCCAGAGACTTCCTGATGAGTTATTCTTTTACCAATCCATCGGTCTCACGACGTTTGATCTTTGTGAAACATTGGTGCATAGTAACGCTGTCGAAAGATTACCTCCTGATATGGCGTTAACTAGCCTATACCGCCGCTTAGTGACCAGTGATAATTCACTTGATATAAGAGGTAAGACTATCAATCTTCTCGCCAACTCTTTGAATAGATACTACCAATTTAAGAAACTCAAGCTCACCACTTACTTCAATGGTTCGGAAGAGTATGAGTTGGTTCAGAGAATGTCTCCACCTATATTTCTCAGTTTGCAGCCTCTTCTTATTAGGCACGCTACGGCAAGATCCTTCGATCTAGtgactcttctttccagtCTTTCCGATGATTTCCTTGCCGAATGCACTATCCCGAGAAAGGCAAGTAACAGCGATGATACCAAGATTTCCACTAACTACGAGTTGATTTCTACTTCTCTAATGAGAACATTGTTATTGTATGGTttcatcaaagaaggagagttTAAATTCAATGCTTGGGGTGACGCATTGAGATGCATTGCTCGGTCTTCGTATAATTCCCAGTACTTACTACTAGTTCTTTGGTTTTTCAAACAATTCCCGGACTTGAAATTGTCCGATTTGTTGGAACCTTATGACCTTCACTCCATCAACAAAAAGCATAAGGAACAAGCGATTCTCATCTCGAAGTTTGTTGGTTTGTTTTCAATGAACAACTTGAGCTCCGTCAACTATGCATACAAGGTGTCTAGACCGTTGCTTCAATTTAGATCTGTCTTTGACAAGCTCAATTCAAACATTGGTGGAGCAGTCCGCTCAAACTTGATAGCATTGCTTCTCCTGAACCAGGATGATCTAGACAAATATGAGAGAGACAACAGCGAATGGAGGAAACTTATCCTAGAGCTACCATTCCGTAGTACTCTTCCAAGTGTCTTGTTGGGTATCATTTCGCAGCAATTCTTTGAAATGTATTTAGATAATTTCGACTTATCCAAATCATTTGCTTCAATTAACGAATCATTCCAATTTGTtcatgcttcttcaagtgCAGAACTCATAAGAGGATTCAAATGCTTCCAGGAAGTAGCCGGGTTGGTCAAGCTACTTGGTGAAAAGGGGCTAATTGTTGACAAGGAGGTACTGGAGTTATTTGCACAATCAAACGAGTTTGTCGACCAAATGCTATCGAAGAGCGCATGA
- a CDS encoding uncharacterized protein (EggNog:ENOG41) gives MSGSMTSGQQQSQASSHQPESSLSDYHRINGDSELAALGTDTGNGIDSIMDHPPTQNEITSLLASLPSGNQLIPTQNKHRSPIIPTSPAEGASVTSKTSPTTQIASVRNDVIHSTSPASAIVSSSMVDNHPSRSVHGVTVQHDNEENSLPPEKIQAYALMDFENFTFYVQTMQILLGRMVEGDKNTEALDIHLGSQKAISRRHAKIFYNFGHQRFEMTVLGRNGAFVDNSFIETDVTLPLHDNTRIQIGETRFRFILPSEDSAKIGGLQSPELHNSPINPSQAVNLKTSFNSSHSGMSTLTVSRAASTSPNSANAAVALARKPSMETISSSMQPSLQPRQSPPLISQADLLRTTSAHAAQAQAIAQNEAFAIQKGYLPASYLSGASASLGPISTSVLTAQQQQYVSSLQQTPYNPQTQSVPKLGKEFIDELRANAEASVIRKEEAKAAAATTTSSSSDTAVSGHILSPAALTQLTHNTTSSYVADQAFHSALTPDSEPVKTSVPPPASALASASISSSTSTSTATSAPASRLMSLSPPPSNSAKKEKKKQRTKKVYTLEEIPIQYRKKPTLSYSKMITECLRRYGTARGMSLSEIYHQIQKMYPYYQYCSDGWQSSVRHNLSMNNAFIKVSKEGKGWLWGLDEGIAAEKERAKGHNKENSDTKRSPSPAPKLSGDTKRALSYLQKELVRLTKDRKMYDKVTTTQILTQALAMTIAQVDQAAKNAGIKGSPLLTLIDKNPKHVTMILSAALNAATIQIARRNGLAIQEHEALHKSEITSHVSASTVKSPTTQIRTSSASSEIKMPQYYGNSTPMKHTSKPATFTIRPVRPPVPSLSKKRISIEDLPEKFRQFARPTPPIQAKPTKDEKVIDNDPEDDDDFNRMLDSLEEQNSKEQNRLKEQREALTKLKRHLDEGQSTDGSNKAPKLE, from the coding sequence ATGTCTGGCTCAATGACATCAGGTCAGCAGCAGTCACAGGCATCTTCACATCAACCAGAGTCTTCGCTGTCTGACTATCATAGAATCAATGGTGATTCGGAGTTAGCAGCTCTAGGAACTGATACTGGTAATGGAATCGATTCCATTATGGATCATCCTCCTACCCAAAATGAGATTACTTCACTTTTGGCTTCGTTGCCTTCGGGGAATCAGTTAATACCGACTCAGAATAAGCACAGGTCACCCATTATTCCTACGTCACCCGCCGAAGGAGCATCAGTTACATCGAAGACATCGCCAACCACACAAATAGCATCAGTAAGAAATGATGTCATCCATTCAACCTCCCCGGCATCTGCGATAGTTAGCAGCTCAATGGTAGATAATCACCCTTCTCGATCCGTACATGGGGTGACCGTTCAACATGATAACGAAGAGAATTCTTTACCCCCCGAAAAGATCCAAGCTTACGCTTTAATGGACTTTGAGAACTTTACCTTTTATGTTCAAACCATGCAGATATTGTTGGGACGGATGGTGGAAGGTGATAAGAACACCGAGGCTTTGGACATACATTTAGGCTCGCAGAAGGCGATATCGAGACGTCATGCCAAAATATTCTACAATTTTGGTCATCAGAGGTTTGAAATGACAGTTTTAGGACGAAACGGTGCATTTGTGGACAATTCTTTTATTGAAACGGATGTTACGCTACCCCTTCATGATAACACGAGAATTCAGATAGGTGAAACCAGGTTCAGATTTATTCTTCCAAGTGAGGACTCTGCCAAAATCGGCGGGTTGCAATCCCCAGAGCTGCATAACTCGCCTATAAATCCCTCGCAGGCTGTTAATTTGAAGACATCGTTTAATAGTAGTCATAGTGGTATGTCCACTCTGACGGTTTCCAGAGCCGCATCTACATCTCCCAACTCTGCCAATGCTGCCGTTGCTCTTGCACGTAAACCTTCAATGGAGACGATCTCTTCGTCGATGCAGCCATCTCTACAACCAAGACAGTCACCACCACTCATTTCGCAGGCTGATCTACTTCGCACTACAAGCGCTCATGCTGCACAGGCTCAGGCCATTGCGCAAAATGAAGCGTTCGCCATTCAAAAGGGGTATCTACCTGCCAGTTACTTAAGTGGAGCTTCTGCTTCACTGGGACCTATTTCCACCTCTGTTTTAACTGCCCAACAGCAACAGTATGTCTCATCGTTGCAACAAACACCCTACAATCCGCAGACGCAGAGTGTACCTAAACTGGGAAAGGAGTTTATTGACGAGCTTCGAGCTAATGCAGAAGCTTCTGTAATCAGAAAGGAAGAGGCTAAAGCAGCGGCAGCTACCACAAcaagttcttcatctgaTACGGCTGTTAGCGGCCACATCCTTTCTCCGGCAGCATTGACTCAGCTTACTCACAATACAACTTCATCTTATGTTGCAGACCAAGCTTTCCACTCTGCTCTTACACCGGATTCAGAGCCAGTGAAAACATCTGTTCCTCCTCCAGCTTCAGCTTTGGCATCAGCTTCAATTTcgtcttcaacttcaacttcaactgCAACGTCAGCGCCTGCGTCGAGGCTGATGTCTTTATCACCTCCGCCTTCGAACTctgcaaagaaagaaaagaagaaacaacGTACCAAAAAGGTGTATAcattggaagaaattcCTATACAATATAGAAAAAAGCCAACCCTTTCTTATTCCAAGATGATTACCGAATGTCTTCGGAGATATGGAACTGCTAGAGGGATGTCACTCTCCGAAATttatcatcaaattcagaaaATGTACCCCTACTATCAGTACTGTTCGGACGGATGGCAGAGCTCTGTTAGACACAATCTGTCAATGAATAATGCATTTATCAAAGTTTCCAAGGAAGGTAAGGGATGGCTTTGGGGACTCGATGAAGGAATTGCTGCCGAGAAGGAAAGAGCAAAAGGACATAATAAAGAGAACAGCGATACTAAGAGATCACCATCGCCGGCACCAAAGCTTTCCGGCGATACGAAGAGGGCTTTATCATACTTACAAAAGGAGTTGGTTCGTCTCACCAAAGATCGAAAGATGTACGATAAGGTTACGACTACCCAAATTTTGACACAGGCTCTAGCGATGACGATAGCTCAGGTGGACCAAGCCGCTAAAAATGCTGGTATTAAAGGTTCGCCACTGTTGACTCTAATTGACAAGAATCCAAAACACGTAACGATGATTTTGAGTGCGGCATTGAATGCGGCCACCATTCAGATTGCCCGTAGGAACGGTCTAGCAATTCAGGAGCACGAGGCCTTGCACAAGTCAGAGATAACTTCCCATGTATCAGCGTCCACAGTCAAATCCCCAACTACCCAGATCAggacttcttctgccagTTCAGAAATAAAGATGCCGCAATACTACGGGAACTCTACACCGATGAAACATACATCAAAGCCCGCTACGTTCACTATACGTCCGGTGAGACCCCCGGtaccttctctttcaaaaaaaagaatatctattgaagatcttccTGAAAAGTTTCGCCAGTTTGCCCGTCCTACACCCCCCATACAGGCGAAGCCGaccaaagatgaaaaggtCATTGACAACGATCCggaggatgatgatgatttcaacAGGATGCTCGATAGCcttgaagaacagaatAGCAAGGAGCAGAACAGACTCAAAGAACAGAGAGAAGCCCTTACCAAACTTAAAAGACATCTCGATGAAGGTCAGTCTACAGATGGCAGCAACAAAGCTCCTAAATTAGAGTGA